Within the Thermosynechococcus sichuanensis E542 genome, the region TTTGAACTCATTTTTGCCGTCATTTTTCTCTACCGTGCCCTCAGTGGTTGGGGCTGCCGCTATCCGATTGAACGTCCCCTCTACGGTATGGTGGGATTTTTCATTGTGTTTTTTAATATGCGCTTTGCTTGGCAGTTGCAGTTTAATCCCGTGTTTCAGGAGATGTACCTGATGGGCAAAGGGGGCATTGATCACGATTTTGTGCGTCTGGCTCGCGATTTTCTGCACACGGATTTGGCAACGGTGGTTGGCCTCTATGGCTTTTTTGTGGTTCTAACACCGGCGATCGCCTTCCTGCTCTATCGTTATCGCCAGCTCATGCTGTATTTATTTATTCGCCTCTTTATCTTTTGAGGGCTAGACGCTACACCTCTCGGCCACCGCAGTAGGAGCCAAACTGGGAGAAGATAGAAATGACCAACCATTGGGAATGGCTCAAAAATGTCCCTAATCGTTGGGGCGATCGCCCCCCCTTTTGAATTGTCAGACGCCACGGGTCAGCCTGTGCGCTTGAGCGACTTTCAAGGCCAGTGGGTGATTCTCTACTTTTACCCCCGTGACAATACCCCCGGCTGTACCAAAGAAGCCTGTGCCTATCGGGATGTCAGTGCCACTTTGGGCGATCGCAACGTCGTTATCCTAGGCATTAGCCCCGATAGTGTTGCCTCCCACGCCAAATTTCAGCAAAAGCTCGACTTGCCCTTTCGTCTGCTGGCAGATGTGGACACCAGCGTTGCCCAAGCCTACGGCAGCTATGGACCGAAAAAGTTTATGGGCAAGGAATATCTCGGTGTTTATCGGGATACGTTTCTCATCGATCCTACGGGCAAAATTGCCGCCATTTATCGGCGGGTGAAGCCCGATGCCCATGTGGCACAAGTGCTAGCGGATCTGGAGCGGCTGCAAGCGTGAACGGGTTTTGGCGAGTTGTACGTTTTTTCCTGAGACGATTTTGGCGGCACCCCTTTGTGGCCGTGTCGGTGATTGCCTTGACGGCGGGCGATCGCTTGATTTTGATCCAACGCCGCGATACGGGTCAATGGTCGCTACCCGGCGGCATGATGGATTGGGGCGAAACCATTCTCGATACGGGCGCCCGCGAGCTGGCGGAGGAAACAGGGCTGCGTCTCAAGAGCTTTGAAGGGCTGGTGGGAGTTTACTCTCATCCGAAGCGAGATCCCCGTGTCCATGCCGTGTGCATCGCGATCGCGGCCCGCGTTGTGGGTGAGCCGCAGGTTGTGGATGTCAAGGAAGTGCGTGCAGTACGAGCCTTTCCCCTCAGTGACCTCCCCTTAGCCGATCTAGCCCACGACCATGCCCAACAGTTACAGGACTATTTGAGTGGACATATAGGATTGACTTAAGCACTCCAGAAGTTCTGCAAGATGGGGCGCCGCTTCCAAACAATGAGCAGCGAAAAGTAGGGCAAGGTTAACTCTGGATAGTTCCTCAGAGGGGTGTAGATCTGTTGTTTAGGCGTTGTTGCCCAGCTCACCACTGCCGCCTGTTCCAAGAGATTGTGTTCCTTCAGCCAATGCCAGACCTCGCCATAGACCGATCGCACCTTCATGCAAACCACCACCTCCGCCCATCCCCACACCCGTGCGAGGTCATCCCCGTGGTACATGGCGGGTAAAATGGCTAGGCGATCGCTCCCCAAGGTGAGGGGCACCCCTAAACTAGCCGCTGCTGCCAAGGGCGAGCAAATTCCCGGAATCACCTCAATTACAATCTGGGGGTCAAGGCGCTGAACGGCTGCCGCCAAGTAGGAAAACGTACTGTAGAAACTGACATCCCCTTCGGACACAAAGACCACATCAATGCCCTGAGTAAGGTATTGATAGACCTGCGCTGCCGCCTTTTGCCATGCCTGTTCTAGGACATCGGCTTCAAGAACATAGGGGAATTCAAGGGGGAGATAAATTTGCTGCGGTTCTTTGTAGGGGGAAATAATCTCCTCGGCAATGCCGCGCCGTCCCTGTAGTCCCGCAGGAAAGGCAATCACCTTTGCGTGCTGGAGGCGTCGCCAACCCTTGAGGGTAATGAGTTCGGGATCGCCGGGGCCTACGCCAATGCCGCAAAGGGTGGCCATTAGCCCCATCCCCACCAGTGCCCCAGTTGATAGACGCTGCCACTCACTACCCATGCCATCACCAAGGCATAGAGGGTGGCAAAAATCGTAAACCAACCGCGCTTTGATTCACTCCAGAGGGTGGCAAGGGTGCTCAAGCAGGGGGTGTACAGGAGAGTAAACAGCATAAAGCTGTAGGCCTGCAAGGGCGTCAAATCTTGGGCGATCGCCTGCTGTAACGAGGTACCCGAAAGGTGATAGATAACTGCCAAGGCGCCAATCACAATTTCCTTAGCGACAAAGCCGACAATGAGGGCGATCGTCAGGGTTGGTGTAATGCCCAGCGGTGCCAAAAGCGGCTGTAGAGCTGTCCCCAGTTGACCCGCCCAGGTCTCTGGACTTGACGGCGTTGTATTCAGAGGTAAATGGGTCAAGGCCCACACCACCAAAACACCCATCATAATAAAGCCCGTGGCTCGCGAGAGAAAATGCCGCACCTCACCCCATGCCCGCAGAAACACCTGTCGCCCCGTTGGCCAGCGATAGGGGGGCAACTCCAGCAAAAAGGGATCGGTGTTCGGGAAATAGCCCTGAAAACAGAGGGCAGTGAGCAAGGCCGCCAGAATACTCCAGCCATAGAGAGACAGCAGGACGGCTGCCCCCCACTGCGGTGGAAACAAACAGGCAATGAGAAACACAAACACCTGTAGCCGCGCTGAACAAAGGGAAAAGGGAATGATCAGCATCGTCAGCAGCCGTAGCCCCGGCGAGCGAATAATGCGGGTGGCCATCAGGGCGGGGACATTGCAGCCAAAGCCCATCAAGCTGAGGACAAAACTGCGGCCATCCAAACCCAAGCGTGCCATCAGGCCATCCATGAGGTAGGCGGCACGGGCAAGGTAACCACTGTCCTCGACGATCGCCATCACCATAAAGAAGATGGTAACTAAGGGCACAAAGGCTGCCACTGTGGTAATACCGCCATAGAGGCCCTCAATCAGCAAACTGCTGAGCAAGGGGGGCAGCCCCGCGAGGAATGGCTCCAGCACCTGTTCCTGAAAGGCCTCAAAGGTATCACTGAGCCAGCCTTGAACCCCCAGACCCAGCACCCACACCACCTGAAAGACAAGGTATAGCCCCGCAAAAAAAAGGGGCAGTCCCCACAGAGGGTGCAGTAACCAGTGATCCAACTGCTCGCTTAGTCTGCGAACGGTGCGACTGGGGAAAGTAACGGTACCCGCCAATAGGGGTGCGATCGCCCCCGCATCAATTTCTGGCAACGTTGGCTTGAAGAGAGGGGTTTGGGGAATCGGTGCTTCCTTGAGGGCATGGCAAATTGTTTCGTAGGCCTCCCAATAGCCGCCACCATATTTG harbors:
- a CDS encoding precorrin-2 C(20)-methyltransferase: MGSEWQRLSTGALVGMGLMATLCGIGVGPGDPELITLKGWRRLQHAKVIAFPAGLQGRRGIAEEIISPYKEPQQIYLPLEFPYVLEADVLEQAWQKAAAQVYQYLTQGIDVVFVSEGDVSFYSTFSYLAAAVQRLDPQIVIEVIPGICSPLAAAASLGVPLTLGSDRLAILPAMYHGDDLARVWGWAEVVVCMKVRSVYGEVWHWLKEHNLLEQAAVVSWATTPKQQIYTPLRNYPELTLPYFSLLIVWKRRPILQNFWSA
- the bcp gene encoding thioredoxin-dependent thiol peroxidase, whose translation is MSLIVGAIAPPFELSDATGQPVRLSDFQGQWVILYFYPRDNTPGCTKEACAYRDVSATLGDRNVVILGISPDSVASHAKFQQKLDLPFRLLADVDTSVAQAYGSYGPKKFMGKEYLGVYRDTFLIDPTGKIAAIYRRVKPDAHVAQVLADLERLQA
- the feoB gene encoding ferrous iron transport protein B encodes the protein MTPSTIALLGLPNTGKSTFFNRIAAARAHVGNWPGITVDLAEAEVSLNGERVKLVDLPGIYDLAGTAADETIVREFFQRVPVRLVLVILNASQIQHQLRLALQVKAWGLPMVVLLNMADEARQLGIEIDTEQLSDRLGVPVVALSAKYGGGYWEAYETICHALKEAPIPQTPLFKPTLPEIDAGAIAPLLAGTVTFPSRTVRRLSEQLDHWLLHPLWGLPLFFAGLYLVFQVVWVLGLGVQGWLSDTFEAFQEQVLEPFLAGLPPLLSSLLIEGLYGGITTVAAFVPLVTIFFMVMAIVEDSGYLARAAYLMDGLMARLGLDGRSFVLSLMGFGCNVPALMATRIIRSPGLRLLTMLIIPFSLCSARLQVFVFLIACLFPPQWGAAVLLSLYGWSILAALLTALCFQGYFPNTDPFLLELPPYRWPTGRQVFLRAWGEVRHFLSRATGFIMMGVLVVWALTHLPLNTTPSSPETWAGQLGTALQPLLAPLGITPTLTIALIVGFVAKEIVIGALAVIYHLSGTSLQQAIAQDLTPLQAYSFMLFTLLYTPCLSTLATLWSESKRGWFTIFATLYALVMAWVVSGSVYQLGHWWGWG
- a CDS encoding NUDIX domain-containing protein → MAVSVIALTAGDRLILIQRRDTGQWSLPGGMMDWGETILDTGARELAEETGLRLKSFEGLVGVYSHPKRDPRVHAVCIAIAARVVGEPQVVDVKEVRAVRAFPLSDLPLADLAHDHAQQLQDYLSGHIGLT